AAAGATTCTACTTTGAAGGAAGAGAATTTAGCAGGAGAGAGGGAGAAGCTTATTATGGAGATTGCCGAGCTTGATGATAAGTATGAGGCAGGGGAAATCGCTGAAGACGAATACAGGGAGATACGCTCAAACAAGAAAAAAAGGTTGGTATCGGTAACCGAGAGAATCAAAAAAAGCGATGTCTAGTTCACCAGAATTAAATTAATTTCGCATAACTACCACTGGAACTAAAAACTTTTAAGGGCTAAATCTCTTTTTTCTTCCCTTTTTTAATCTCTTTCATCAGATGCACCAATATAATCACAAAGACAAAAACCCAAATTAAGGCAACAACCAACCCAACACCCGCTTTAACCCGGGGAAGATGAGATGAGAGCCAATGGTAAAAGTCTTCGAGTAGTACTCGAAAATAAAGATGGTCCGAATAGACACCCTCCACATCGGTTATTCTCCCGAGCAAGGATCCCCTTTCCCCCCCTTCTCCTAGTTCAAGACCGGTGACTGCTACTCTGTTGAGTTTTATGAGATGACCCTGTTTATTAAACACTCCCCAAATGGCGTGTATCGCATAAGGCTTTCCTTTATCTTGTCCCAAATAAAGCATGATGTGTCCGGGGAGGCGAAGAAGCGTTACCCCGGGCTCCCAGTGTTTTATCGTATAGAGCTTATCCTTGGCCGGTGTTCCTTCCTTGAATGAGGCGATATCGGTGCCAACCTTTGCCTGCCAGCCTGAATTTCTGGGAAGTTTTATACCGAAGGTGCTGAAGATATCCTGTACGAATAAAGAACAGTCCCAACCGGTTTTTTCCCCACCCCAGCTATAAGGTCCGCCTAGTAGCTTGAATGCTTGGGTCAGAGCATTGCGCTTTGTGTAGGGAAGAAACCCCTCGTTGACTCCCTCGTGGCTCAAAAAATCTTTAACAAATGTGAGTTTGCCGTCATTCCCTTTAGTGGGAATGTTTATGTCAAAGCCGTTATCATAGTTTTTTACTAATGGGATTTGGGTTCCCATTTCTAGATTAACTCCTGATTTTGTTTGTTTCGAGCGGGATGTAATAATCAAAAAGGGTGAGCCCGGGTAAGCGTTAGCTTCCTCACGGGTTGTCAGGGCCAAATGTTCTTTTTTAATCCATCCGTGGAAATACTGTGTACGTATAAAAAACCATTTGCCGTCTCTGGAGGTATGGAGCACTGCGACCGGGGTTCCCAAGTAGATAGCACTCTGCTCAATCGCATTGAATTCATAGTCGTATGGTTTACTCATTATTAGCTCATCGATAGGCCATGCAAATACGTCTGTCCTCTCTGTGACCAAGGCGTAGCGTATCCTCACTTCATCCGAAATTTTATCCAGGTTAAGCTTATATATTAGGTCGTAATAGAAATTTTTGGAAAGGAGATTATTATTACGGTCATATCTTATTAGTAGTTCATGGCCGACGTTTATAGTTTTTGGCTCGATAAATGAATCATTATTAGTTTGGTATTTTGTAGCAAGTGAAGAAAGCCCGGAGGCCTCTACGATCTTATCTATTACTTCCCTCCCGGATAGCGAATCCGGGAAGCCAAAAATATCTATTCCACCGCTTATAAGCAGGGCACGCCTGTTGAAATAATTAATTTCGGTATCCGTCATGATTACCTTATCCGGGTCAGAGAGCTTTGAAATCCAGTAATTAGGGTCAAGAATCTTGGATGGTGGCTGGGGGGGCACAACTATGGTCAATTCCCTTTCTTTAGATGACCGAAAGCCATATAGCTCTTCTAGAGCCAGGTCGTATTTATGTTTGCTTATCCAACCCCTTTTAAGCAATCTTGAGGATATAATCCGAAATCTTTCCT
The Thermodesulfobacteriota bacterium DNA segment above includes these coding regions:
- a CDS encoding transglycosylase domain-containing protein, whose amino-acid sequence is MKEFKNRSASFSLPRLIRKSGVLRYGFAFGVLFFLFFILILGIAVSFWWQNPEVGWLQTTNPQETAIIRYRESRKKAAGKPVQRRWQWVSLQQVSPYLIHSVVAAEDGEFFGHQGFNREFRWQALLYKVRITRGGSSIPQQLARNLFLEPSPNLGRKIREAFIAYQLEKNLTKERILELYLNTVEWGDGIYGAEAAARAYFNKPAAELSLSDAVRLAAIIPNPYRFSPLDGTDEYVKERFRIISSRLLKRGWISKHKYDLALEELYGFRSSKERELTIVVPPQPPSKILDPNYWISKLSDPDKVIMTDTEINYFNRRALLISGGIDIFGFPDSLSGREVIDKIVEASGLSSLATKYQTNNDSFIEPKTINVGHELLIRYDRNNNLLSKNFYYDLIYKLNLDKISDEVRIRYALVTERTDVFAWPIDELIMSKPYDYEFNAIEQSAIYLGTPVAVLHTSRDGKWFFIRTQYFHGWIKKEHLALTTREEANAYPGSPFLIITSRSKQTKSGVNLEMGTQIPLVKNYDNGFDINIPTKGNDGKLTFVKDFLSHEGVNEGFLPYTKRNALTQAFKLLGGPYSWGGEKTGWDCSLFVQDIFSTFGIKLPRNSGWQAKVGTDIASFKEGTPAKDKLYTIKHWEPGVTLLRLPGHIMLYLGQDKGKPYAIHAIWGVFNKQGHLIKLNRVAVTGLELGEGGERGSLLGRITDVEGVYSDHLYFRVLLEDFYHWLSSHLPRVKAGVGLVVALIWVFVFVIILVHLMKEIKKGKKKEI